From Agromyces sp. SYSU T00194, a single genomic window includes:
- a CDS encoding NAD(P)-dependent oxidoreductase codes for MAVILATSRSFGDGGSDLVGRIADAGHELLRGPSHHDLAELADVLPRVDAWIAGTGPVTPAHLDAAPHLRVIARYGVGVEAVDVDAATSRGIAVTNTPGANADAVADHAVGLMLAALRGTVDGDRRVRDGDWAARRGRQLGDAVVGIVGFGRIGRGVAARLGGFGSRVLAADPYLPSDAIRAAGAEAAGLDDLFAEADVISLHAPGGRQVVDPVRLGTLPAGAVIVNTARADLVDEAAVADALRDGALRAYAADMLAGDTAGGASPLLAPDLADRVTITPHLGAQTAEAVDNMGSMSLECALAVLAGDPPPYPVNTLGKRER; via the coding sequence ATGGCCGTCATCCTCGCCACCAGCCGCTCGTTCGGCGACGGCGGCTCCGACCTCGTCGGGCGCATCGCCGACGCCGGGCACGAGCTGCTGCGCGGACCGTCGCACCACGACCTGGCCGAACTCGCCGACGTGCTCCCGCGCGTGGACGCCTGGATCGCCGGGACCGGCCCGGTCACCCCGGCGCACCTGGACGCCGCCCCGCACCTGCGCGTGATCGCGCGCTACGGCGTCGGCGTCGAGGCGGTCGACGTCGACGCGGCGACCAGCCGCGGCATCGCCGTCACGAACACCCCCGGCGCCAACGCCGACGCCGTCGCCGACCACGCCGTCGGCCTGATGCTCGCCGCGCTGCGCGGCACCGTCGACGGCGACCGTCGGGTGCGCGACGGCGACTGGGCGGCGCGACGCGGGCGCCAGCTCGGCGACGCCGTGGTCGGCATCGTCGGATTCGGGCGCATCGGCCGAGGGGTCGCGGCACGGCTCGGCGGCTTCGGCTCGCGCGTGCTCGCCGCCGACCCCTACCTGCCGTCGGACGCGATCCGCGCGGCCGGGGCCGAGGCGGCCGGGCTGGACGACCTCTTCGCCGAGGCGGACGTCATCTCCCTGCACGCGCCGGGCGGTCGGCAGGTCGTCGACCCGGTGCGCCTGGGAACGCTTCCCGCCGGCGCCGTGATCGTCAACACCGCCCGCGCGGACCTCGTGGACGAGGCCGCCGTCGCGGACGCGCTGCGCGACGGCGCACTCCGCGCCTACGCGGCCGACATGCTCGCCGGCGACACCGCGGGCGGCGCGAGTCCGCTGCTGGCCCCCGACCTCGCCGACCGCGTGACGATCACGCCGCACCTCGGCGCCCAGACCGCCGAGGCGGTCGACAACATGGGCTCGATGTCCCTCGAGTGCGCGCTGGCCGTGCTCGCGGGCGACCCGCCCCCGTACCCCGTCAACACCCTCGGGAAGCGAGAACGATGA
- a CDS encoding bifunctional 4-hydroxy-2-oxoglutarate aldolase/2-dehydro-3-deoxy-phosphogluconate aldolase produces the protein MTDLLTPVRDAGVLAVLRAPSPDSALAVVDALVAGGVTGIEVTFSTPDAPGVIAAVRERHGDDVLVGAGTVTTVEHARSAAAAGAQFLVSPGTLPDLTAAMLDTGLVTMTGALTPTEVMVAHGLGSHVVKVFPASLGGPSYLSALRAPLPDVPLMPTGGVTPDNVAAWYAAGAVAVGAGGDLVPGSALAAGDMDEITRRARRFADALRAVRDEQGAAA, from the coding sequence ATGACCGACCTCCTCACCCCCGTCCGCGATGCCGGCGTGCTCGCAGTGCTCCGCGCACCCTCGCCGGACTCCGCCCTCGCCGTCGTCGACGCGCTCGTCGCGGGCGGCGTCACCGGCATCGAGGTCACCTTCAGCACGCCGGATGCGCCCGGCGTGATCGCCGCCGTGCGCGAGCGCCACGGCGACGACGTCCTCGTCGGCGCCGGCACCGTCACCACGGTCGAGCACGCCCGCAGCGCGGCAGCGGCGGGAGCGCAGTTCCTGGTCAGCCCGGGCACGCTGCCCGACCTCACCGCGGCGATGCTCGACACGGGACTGGTCACGATGACCGGCGCCCTCACGCCCACCGAGGTGATGGTCGCGCACGGGCTCGGCAGCCACGTCGTCAAGGTGTTCCCCGCCTCGCTCGGCGGCCCCTCGTACCTCTCGGCGCTCCGGGCACCGCTGCCCGACGTGCCGCTGATGCCGACGGGCGGCGTCACGCCCGACAACGTCGCCGCCTGGTACGCGGCGGGAGCGGTCGCCGTCGGCGCCGGGGGCGACCTCGTGCCGGGCTCGGCCCTGGCCGCGGGCGACATGGACGAGATCACGCGGCGGGCGCGGCGCTTCGCCGACGCGCTCCGAGCGGTGCGCGACGAGCAGGGAGCAGCGGCATGA
- a CDS encoding shikimate dehydrogenase family protein, with translation MNADRMGFVGVSTGSSSINAVFPLWAGILGLPTDRLVGHDLPMDATREDYRALVAAIRDDPHHRGALVTTHKMNVFAAASDMFDELDDFARSCREISSISKRGSRLVGQAKDPITVALALDDFLGRDHFSRTGGEVVILGAGGSGTALSWALAEREPSERPSRITVTARSDDKLAELRGVHDLRGTPEGLIEYRRVDSLAESAALVAAAPRSSLVVNATGLGKDRPGSPLPDDAVFPEDAWVWEFNYRGTLEFMHQAAAQAPERGLHVVDGWRYFIHGWSQVVADVFDLELTPEIVDELAEAAGTTR, from the coding sequence ATGAACGCGGACCGGATGGGATTCGTCGGGGTCAGCACCGGCTCGTCCTCGATCAACGCCGTCTTCCCGCTGTGGGCGGGCATCCTCGGGCTCCCGACCGACCGGCTCGTCGGCCACGACCTCCCGATGGACGCCACGCGGGAGGACTACCGCGCCCTGGTCGCCGCCATCCGCGACGACCCGCACCACCGCGGCGCGCTCGTCACGACACACAAGATGAACGTCTTCGCCGCCGCATCCGACATGTTCGACGAACTCGACGACTTCGCCCGCTCCTGCCGCGAGATCTCCAGCATCTCCAAGCGCGGCTCCCGACTGGTCGGTCAGGCCAAGGACCCGATCACGGTCGCGCTCGCGCTGGACGACTTCCTCGGGCGCGACCACTTCTCGCGCACCGGCGGCGAGGTCGTCATCCTCGGCGCGGGCGGATCCGGCACGGCGCTCTCCTGGGCGCTCGCCGAGCGGGAACCGTCGGAGCGGCCGTCGCGCATCACCGTCACGGCCCGCAGCGACGACAAGCTCGCCGAGCTCCGCGGGGTGCACGACCTGCGCGGCACGCCCGAGGGGCTGATCGAGTACCGCCGGGTGGACTCGCTCGCGGAGTCGGCGGCCCTCGTCGCCGCCGCGCCGCGCTCGTCCCTCGTCGTCAACGCCACCGGCCTCGGCAAGGATCGCCCGGGCTCGCCGTTGCCCGACGACGCGGTCTTCCCCGAGGATGCCTGGGTGTGGGAGTTCAACTACCGGGGCACGCTGGAGTTCATGCACCAGGCCGCCGCGCAGGCACCGGAGCGGGGGCTCCACGTCGTCGACGGCTGGCGGTACTTCATCCACGGATGGTCCCAGGTGGTGGCGGACGTCTTCGACCTCGAGCTCACCCCCGAGATCGTGGACGAGCTGGCTGAGGCGGCCGGGACGACGCGATGA
- a CDS encoding phosphotriesterase family protein yields MLGDVAADALGAVNTHEHLFQVSPLLPGDELDDEAASGEEAASLRASGFDAMVDATPMGLARDAEGLARISAATGLGIVATTGRHREAHYAPGHPLHSWSREQLARRFAADVADGMLRSDVSHDGPTARAPGGDVVRAGMLKGGIDYWRISPFERTTLDALAEAHRATGAPVMVHLEFCTAAHEVLDLLGAEGVRADRVLLAHADRDPDPGLHADLAARGAFLGYDGFARPRSVSDAALLDLAERVLDAGAGDRVVLGGDVARRTRYLAYGGMPGLQYLGLRYLPRLRARVGDAAVERMLVANPARLLDLSR; encoded by the coding sequence GTGCTCGGGGACGTCGCGGCCGACGCGCTCGGCGCGGTGAACACCCACGAGCACCTGTTCCAGGTCTCGCCCCTGCTGCCGGGCGACGAGCTCGACGACGAGGCGGCCTCCGGCGAGGAGGCCGCCTCGCTGCGTGCCAGCGGCTTCGACGCCATGGTCGACGCCACCCCGATGGGGCTGGCCCGCGACGCCGAGGGCCTCGCGCGCATCAGCGCCGCGACCGGCCTGGGCATCGTCGCCACGACCGGCCGGCACCGCGAGGCGCACTACGCCCCGGGGCATCCGCTGCACTCGTGGAGCCGGGAGCAGCTCGCGCGCCGGTTCGCCGCGGACGTGGCCGACGGGATGCTGCGCAGCGACGTGTCGCACGACGGCCCGACCGCCCGGGCGCCCGGCGGCGACGTCGTCCGCGCCGGCATGCTCAAGGGCGGGATCGACTACTGGCGCATCTCGCCCTTCGAGCGGACCACCCTGGACGCCCTCGCCGAGGCGCACCGCGCCACCGGCGCGCCCGTGATGGTGCACCTCGAGTTCTGCACCGCGGCGCACGAGGTGCTCGACCTCCTCGGCGCGGAGGGCGTGCGGGCCGACCGCGTGCTCCTCGCGCATGCCGACCGCGATCCCGATCCGGGACTGCACGCCGATCTCGCGGCACGCGGCGCGTTCCTCGGCTACGACGGCTTCGCCCGCCCCCGGAGCGTCAGCGACGCGGCCCTGCTCGACCTCGCCGAGCGGGTGCTCGACGCCGGTGCGGGCGATCGCGTCGTGCTCGGCGGCGACGTCGCCCGCCGCACCCGGTACCTGGCGTACGGCGGCATGCCGGGCCTGCAGTACCTCGGGCTTCGGTACCTGCCGCGCCTCCGTGCGCGGGTCGGCGATGCCGCGGTCGAGCGGATGCTGGTCGCCAACCCGGCGCGACTGCTCGACCTGTCGCGCTGA
- a CDS encoding ABC transporter substrate-binding protein has translation MKIGKKTAFAATLAAAALAVAGCSSSGDDTASSGGDGDTMYIALVSKGFQHQFWQAVKTGAEQKAEELGVEITFDGPASETEVDAQLQMLQTAIDKDPAAIAYAALDPEACIPLYESAEAAGIPIVEFDAPCDSEYSQSLAATDSLVAGALAAQHMAELIGGEGQVAIVGHSQINSTGVERRDGFVNEIEANYPDIEIVDIQYGDGDHLKSADIAKAMIAANPDLKGIYGTNEGSAIGVVNAVNELGLPKGELTIIGFDSGAAQINAIKDGTMAGAITQDPIGIGETVVQAAYDVANGESVEGFYDTGSYWYDADNIDDPEIAAVLYE, from the coding sequence ATGAAGATCGGAAAGAAGACCGCCTTCGCAGCCACGCTGGCGGCGGCAGCGCTCGCCGTCGCCGGGTGTTCCAGCTCGGGCGACGACACCGCCTCCTCGGGCGGCGACGGCGACACGATGTACATCGCCCTCGTCTCGAAGGGCTTCCAGCACCAGTTCTGGCAGGCCGTCAAGACGGGCGCCGAGCAGAAGGCCGAGGAGCTCGGAGTCGAGATCACCTTCGACGGCCCCGCCTCGGAGACCGAGGTCGACGCGCAGCTGCAGATGCTGCAGACCGCGATCGACAAGGACCCGGCGGCGATCGCCTACGCAGCGCTCGACCCCGAGGCCTGCATCCCGCTGTACGAGTCCGCAGAGGCCGCGGGCATCCCGATCGTCGAGTTCGACGCACCGTGCGACAGCGAGTACTCGCAGTCGCTCGCGGCGACCGACAGCCTGGTCGCCGGCGCGCTGGCCGCACAGCACATGGCCGAGCTCATCGGCGGCGAGGGCCAGGTCGCGATCGTCGGCCACAGCCAGATCAATTCGACCGGTGTCGAGCGTCGCGACGGCTTCGTCAACGAGATCGAGGCGAACTACCCCGACATCGAGATCGTCGACATCCAGTACGGCGACGGCGACCACCTCAAGTCGGCCGACATCGCGAAGGCCATGATCGCGGCCAACCCCGACCTCAAGGGCATCTACGGCACCAACGAGGGCTCGGCGATCGGCGTGGTCAACGCCGTGAACGAGCTCGGCCTGCCCAAGGGCGAGCTGACCATCATCGGCTTCGACTCGGGTGCCGCCCAGATCAACGCGATCAAGGACGGCACGATGGCCGGCGCCATCACGCAGGACCCGATCGGCATCGGCGAGACCGTCGTGCAGGCGGCCTACGACGTGGCCAACGGCGAGAGCGTCGAGGGCTTCTACGACACCGGCTCGTACTGGTACGACGCCGACAACATCGACGACCCCGAGATCGCAGCAGTGCTCTACGAGTAG
- a CDS encoding ABC transporter permease yields MSTQQTPGPSTTTVIQTAVDEPTGSGGAGGFLKRQLQQSLAFGTLVVLVVFFSIFGNNFFTWSNISGILLATAVIGILALGTTFVIITGGIDLSIGTGMTLSAVMTGVFIANMGLPVWVGVLGGIATGVLMGAINGVNITFFRLPPFIATLAMMMIAQGLALVISGVRPIYFSGPAPDFKQIALGTLIPGLPNAVLITIVLAVIAYLALNKSLLGRFTFAIGSNEEATRLSGVNTRRWKIFVYMFAGAFTGVAGVVLASRLDSAQPQLGVGYELQAIAAVIIGGTSLLGGRGSILGTVIGALIMSVLINGLRIMSIQTEWQNVVVGIVILIAVFFDSLRNRSGT; encoded by the coding sequence ATGAGCACCCAGCAGACCCCAGGACCGTCGACGACGACGGTGATCCAGACCGCCGTGGACGAACCCACGGGTTCCGGCGGAGCCGGAGGGTTCCTCAAGCGACAGCTCCAGCAGTCGCTCGCCTTCGGCACCCTCGTCGTCCTCGTGGTGTTCTTCTCGATCTTCGGGAACAACTTCTTCACCTGGAGCAACATCTCCGGCATCCTGCTGGCGACCGCGGTCATCGGCATCCTCGCCCTCGGCACGACGTTCGTCATCATCACCGGCGGCATCGACCTGTCGATCGGCACCGGCATGACCCTCAGCGCGGTGATGACCGGCGTCTTCATCGCCAACATGGGCCTGCCGGTCTGGGTCGGCGTGCTCGGCGGCATCGCCACCGGCGTGCTGATGGGGGCGATCAACGGCGTGAACATCACGTTCTTCCGACTGCCACCGTTCATCGCGACGCTCGCGATGATGATGATCGCGCAGGGCCTCGCGCTCGTGATCTCCGGCGTGCGCCCCATCTACTTCTCCGGCCCCGCACCCGACTTCAAGCAGATCGCCCTCGGCACCCTGATCCCGGGCCTGCCGAACGCCGTGCTCATCACGATCGTGCTCGCCGTCATCGCCTACCTGGCGCTGAACAAGTCGCTGCTCGGCCGCTTCACCTTCGCGATCGGCTCGAACGAGGAGGCCACGCGCCTCTCGGGCGTGAACACCCGTCGCTGGAAGATCTTCGTGTACATGTTCGCCGGCGCCTTCACCGGCGTGGCGGGCGTGGTGCTCGCCTCGCGCCTCGACTCGGCCCAGCCGCAGCTCGGCGTCGGCTACGAGCTCCAGGCGATCGCCGCGGTGATCATCGGCGGCACGTCGCTCCTGGGCGGCCGCGGCTCGATCCTCGGCACCGTGATCGGCGCCCTCATCATGAGCGTGCTGATCAACGGCCTGCGCATCATGTCCATCCAGACCGAGTGGCAGAACGTCGTCGTCGGCATCGTGATCCTGATCGCGGTGTTCTTCGACTCGCTCCGCAACCGCTCGGGCACCTAG
- a CDS encoding sugar ABC transporter ATP-binding protein → MSEPILSVEGISKGFPGVQALQDVHLDVYAGEVLVLVGENGAGKSTLMKILSGIYQKDSGSIRFDGREVELTGPLQAQHLGITIIHQEMNLMPDLTVAQNIYIGREPMAGPFVLEKQLNRKASELLERLGIAIDPKQLVGELTVAKQQMVEIAKALSFDAKVLIMDEPTSALTDTEVETLFTLIDQLKAHGTGIVYISHRMDELRRLADRVTVLRDGSYIGSLTKDEISAPRIIEMMVGRHIDEGTRPEAREHLGDPIVLDVKGLSTKSLLKDVSFQLHKGEILGFAGLMGAGRTETARAIIGADPRESGTIEVAGKPAHIRQPADAVKLGVGYLSEDRKLLGLMLEQDVTFNTVLASLGTYANSIGWMSDGKAKSQTKEYVQSLRVKTPSINQMVKLLSGGNQQKVVIARWLLRDCDVLIFDEPTRGIDVGAKEEIYRVMRLLAESGKSIIVISSELPEILRVANRIVVMANGRVTGTLRNEEASQEKIMQFAAHAEEEE, encoded by the coding sequence GTGAGCGAACCCATCCTCAGCGTGGAGGGGATCAGCAAGGGATTCCCGGGCGTCCAGGCACTCCAGGACGTGCACCTCGACGTGTACGCCGGCGAGGTCCTGGTCCTCGTGGGAGAGAACGGCGCCGGCAAGTCGACGCTCATGAAGATCCTCTCGGGCATCTACCAGAAGGACAGCGGGAGCATCCGCTTCGACGGCCGCGAGGTCGAGCTGACCGGCCCGCTGCAGGCCCAGCACCTCGGCATCACGATCATCCACCAGGAGATGAACCTGATGCCCGACCTCACGGTCGCGCAGAACATCTACATCGGCCGCGAGCCGATGGCGGGCCCGTTCGTGCTCGAGAAGCAGCTCAACCGCAAGGCGAGCGAGCTGCTGGAGCGCCTCGGCATCGCCATCGACCCGAAGCAGCTGGTGGGCGAGCTGACCGTCGCGAAGCAGCAGATGGTCGAGATCGCGAAGGCCCTCTCGTTCGACGCCAAGGTGCTCATCATGGACGAGCCGACCTCGGCCCTGACCGACACCGAGGTCGAGACCCTCTTCACGCTGATCGACCAGCTCAAGGCGCACGGCACCGGCATCGTCTACATCTCCCACCGCATGGACGAGCTGCGCCGCCTCGCCGACCGCGTCACGGTGCTCCGCGACGGCTCCTACATCGGCTCCCTCACCAAGGACGAGATCAGCGCGCCGCGCATCATCGAGATGATGGTCGGCCGCCACATCGACGAGGGCACCCGACCCGAGGCGCGCGAGCACCTCGGCGACCCGATCGTGCTCGACGTCAAGGGGCTCTCGACGAAGTCGCTCCTGAAGGACGTCTCGTTCCAGCTCCACAAGGGCGAGATCCTCGGGTTCGCCGGGCTGATGGGCGCCGGCCGCACCGAGACGGCGCGTGCGATCATCGGCGCCGACCCGCGCGAGAGCGGCACGATCGAGGTCGCCGGCAAGCCGGCGCACATCCGCCAGCCCGCCGACGCCGTGAAGCTCGGCGTGGGCTACCTCAGCGAGGACCGCAAGCTCCTCGGCCTCATGCTCGAGCAGGACGTCACGTTCAACACCGTGCTCGCCTCGCTCGGCACCTACGCCAACTCCATCGGCTGGATGTCCGACGGCAAGGCGAAGTCGCAGACCAAGGAGTACGTGCAGTCGCTGCGCGTGAAGACGCCCTCGATCAACCAGATGGTCAAGCTGCTCTCCGGCGGCAACCAGCAGAAGGTCGTGATCGCGCGGTGGCTGCTGCGCGACTGCGACGTGCTGATCTTCGACGAGCCGACGCGTGGCATCGACGTCGGCGCCAAGGAGGAGATCTACCGCGTCATGCGACTGCTCGCCGAGAGCGGGAAGTCGATCATCGTCATCTCCTCGGAGCTCCCGGAGATCCTGCGGGTCGCGAACCGGATCGTCGTCATGGCGAACGGGCGCGTCACGGGGACGCTCCGGAACGAGGAAGCCAGCCAGGAAAAGATCATGCAGTTCGCCGCGCACGCGGAGGAGGAAGAATGA
- a CDS encoding sugar phosphate isomerase/epimerase family protein, with protein MLIGAHALVFTGTFDAAGLQRAIDGTAGAGFDLLEIPLMEPESFDSGLAARLLADSGLQVTASLGLTEATDLSSEDPAIVAAGEQTLERCLDHVAAMGGEVLCGVIYSAMRKYPAPATALGVGHSQEALARLAERAAERGIRLSLEVVNRYESNVFNTAGEGLRFLGGVGAGDVSLHLDTYHMNIEEADLGRAVAETGDHLGYVHIGESHRGYLGTGSVDFPAFFRALAVSGYDGPVVFESFSSAVVSPSLSNTLAIWRNLWDDPDHLAAHANAFIREGLQAAHGGSSS; from the coding sequence ATGCTCATCGGCGCCCATGCGCTCGTCTTCACCGGCACGTTCGACGCTGCGGGACTGCAGCGCGCCATCGACGGAACGGCCGGTGCCGGCTTCGACCTGCTCGAGATCCCGCTCATGGAACCCGAGTCGTTCGACTCGGGGCTCGCGGCGCGACTGCTCGCCGACAGCGGCCTGCAGGTGACCGCATCGCTCGGACTCACCGAGGCGACCGACCTCAGCAGCGAGGACCCCGCGATCGTCGCCGCCGGCGAGCAGACGCTCGAGCGCTGCCTCGACCACGTCGCCGCGATGGGCGGGGAGGTGCTCTGCGGCGTCATCTACTCCGCGATGCGCAAGTACCCGGCTCCCGCGACCGCACTCGGCGTCGGGCACAGCCAGGAGGCCCTCGCGCGCCTGGCCGAGCGTGCCGCGGAGCGGGGCATCCGCCTGTCGCTCGAGGTCGTCAACCGCTACGAGTCCAACGTGTTCAACACGGCCGGAGAGGGCCTGCGGTTCCTCGGCGGCGTCGGCGCCGGCGATGTCAGCCTGCACCTGGACACGTACCACATGAACATCGAGGAGGCCGACCTCGGCCGCGCCGTCGCGGAGACCGGCGATCACCTGGGGTACGTCCACATCGGCGAGAGCCACCGCGGCTACCTGGGCACCGGCTCCGTCGACTTCCCGGCGTTCTTCCGCGCCCTCGCCGTCTCGGGCTACGACGGCCCGGTGGTCTTCGAGTCGTTCTCGAGCGCGGTCGTGAGCCCGTCGCTGAGCAACACGCTCGCGATCTGGCGCAACCTCTGGGACGACCCGGACCACCTCGCCGCCCACGCGAACGCCTTCATCCGCGAAGGGCTGCAAGCTGCGCACGGTGGCTCCTCGTCGTAG
- a CDS encoding RbsD/FucU family protein — protein MLEGIHPLLTGELLHHLDDMGHSDAIVVADAHFPAAAVAGRLVVLPGTTTPDVLAAVRTVLPLDDAPALDLMTSADGSVLDVQRELMAAAGTDVGSTRFVDRFAYYEAARAAFVVVRTGETRVYGNALLRKGVVG, from the coding sequence ATGCTCGAGGGAATCCACCCGTTGCTGACGGGCGAGCTGCTGCACCACCTGGACGACATGGGCCACTCCGACGCGATCGTCGTCGCGGACGCCCACTTCCCCGCCGCGGCGGTCGCCGGTCGCCTCGTCGTGCTGCCCGGCACCACGACGCCGGACGTGCTCGCCGCGGTGCGGACGGTACTCCCGCTCGACGACGCGCCCGCCCTCGACCTCATGACCTCCGCCGACGGATCCGTGCTCGACGTGCAGCGCGAACTGATGGCGGCTGCCGGCACCGATGTCGGCTCGACCCGGTTCGTCGACCGCTTCGCCTACTACGAGGCCGCACGTGCGGCGTTCGTCGTGGTGCGCACGGGCGAGACCCGCGTCTACGGGAACGCGCTGCTGCGCAAGGGCGTGGTCGGATGA
- a CDS encoding L-fuconate dehydratase, producing the protein MTRIVALETTDVRFPTSLSLDGSDAMNPDPDYSAAYLRLVTDAPGGESGHAFVFTIGRGNDVQVAALDALAGHLVGRELEPLLDDMGGTWRDLVGDSQLRWLGPEKGVMHMAIGAAVNALWDLKAKRAGLPLWQLLSRMSPEEIVDLVDFRYLTNALTRDEALEIVRTAVDGREAREAELLATGYPAYTTSPGWLGYSDEKLARLCREAIADGFPQIKLKVGADLDDDIRRMRIAREVCGPDFPIAIDANQRWEVSEAIAWVNALAEFSPAWIEEPTSPDDVLGHAEIARGVAPVRVATGEHAQNRVIFKQLLQAGSISVMQIDAVRVAGVNENVANLLLAAKFGVPVCPHAGGVGLCEAVQHLSMFDFVAVSGSREGRMIEFVDHLHEHFVTPTDIRAGAYRPPLAPGTGMEMLADSVSAYTWTGSHAPA; encoded by the coding sequence GTGACCCGCATCGTTGCACTGGAGACGACCGACGTGCGTTTCCCGACGTCGTTGAGCCTCGACGGGTCCGACGCCATGAATCCCGATCCGGACTACTCGGCGGCCTATCTGCGTCTGGTGACGGATGCCCCGGGCGGCGAGTCCGGCCACGCCTTCGTCTTCACCATCGGACGCGGCAACGACGTGCAGGTCGCTGCCCTCGATGCGCTCGCCGGCCACCTCGTCGGACGCGAGCTCGAGCCGCTGCTGGACGACATGGGCGGCACCTGGCGCGACCTGGTGGGCGACTCGCAGCTGCGCTGGCTCGGCCCCGAGAAGGGCGTCATGCACATGGCGATCGGGGCGGCGGTCAACGCGCTCTGGGACCTCAAGGCGAAGCGCGCGGGGCTCCCGCTGTGGCAGCTGCTGTCACGGATGTCCCCCGAGGAGATCGTCGACCTGGTCGACTTCCGCTACCTGACCAATGCGCTCACGCGCGACGAAGCCCTCGAGATCGTCCGCACCGCGGTCGACGGCCGCGAGGCCCGGGAGGCCGAGCTGCTCGCCACGGGCTACCCGGCATACACCACGAGCCCCGGCTGGCTCGGCTACTCCGACGAGAAGCTGGCGCGCCTCTGCCGTGAGGCGATCGCCGACGGATTCCCCCAGATCAAGCTCAAGGTCGGCGCCGACCTCGACGACGACATCCGCCGCATGCGCATCGCGCGCGAGGTGTGCGGGCCGGACTTCCCGATCGCGATCGACGCCAACCAGCGCTGGGAGGTGTCGGAGGCCATCGCGTGGGTGAACGCCCTCGCGGAGTTCTCGCCGGCGTGGATCGAGGAGCCGACGAGCCCCGACGACGTCCTCGGGCACGCCGAGATCGCCCGCGGCGTCGCGCCCGTGCGGGTGGCGACCGGGGAGCACGCGCAGAACCGCGTGATCTTCAAGCAGCTGCTCCAGGCGGGGTCGATCTCGGTGATGCAGATCGACGCCGTGCGCGTCGCCGGCGTCAACGAGAACGTGGCGAACCTGCTGCTCGCGGCGAAGTTCGGCGTGCCGGTCTGCCCGCACGCCGGCGGCGTCGGGCTCTGCGAGGCGGTCCAGCACCTCTCGATGTTCGACTTCGTCGCCGTGAGCGGCTCACGGGAGGGGCGCATGATCGAGTTCGTCGACCACCTGCACGAGCACTTCGTCACCCCCACCGACATCCGCGCCGGCGCGTACCGGCCGCCGCTGGCACCCGGCACGGGCATGGAGATGCTGGCGGACAGCGTCTCGGCGTACACCTGGACGGGCAGCCACGCACCGGCCTGA
- a CDS encoding FadR/GntR family transcriptional regulator translates to MAVTDDAIEMIKAMIVSGELAPGDRLPPEKELSERLGLSRNSLREAVKALEVIRVLDVRRGDGTYVTSLEPRLLLEAISFVLDVHDDRSLLEVFEVRRMLESQATGIAAQRRTPDDVEALSREVDETARSADVETLVEHDIRFHRAIVDLAGNRTLAGLIDSLTSHTVRARVWRGLTEAGAVERTLAEHRAIVQAIADGDVVLATALATAHVSGVERWLRQAALVAG, encoded by the coding sequence ATGGCTGTCACGGACGACGCGATCGAGATGATCAAGGCGATGATCGTCAGCGGCGAGCTCGCGCCGGGCGATCGGCTCCCACCCGAGAAGGAGCTCTCCGAACGGCTCGGGCTCTCGCGCAACTCCCTGCGGGAGGCGGTCAAGGCCCTCGAGGTCATCCGCGTGCTCGACGTGCGCCGCGGCGACGGCACCTACGTCACGAGCCTCGAGCCGCGCCTCCTGCTCGAGGCGATCTCGTTCGTGCTCGACGTCCACGACGACCGCTCGCTCCTCGAGGTGTTCGAGGTCCGGCGCATGCTGGAGTCGCAGGCCACGGGCATCGCCGCGCAACGGCGCACCCCCGACGACGTCGAGGCCCTCTCGCGCGAGGTCGACGAGACCGCGCGGAGCGCCGACGTCGAGACCCTGGTCGAGCACGACATCCGCTTCCACCGCGCGATCGTCGACCTCGCCGGCAACCGCACGCTGGCGGGACTCATCGACTCGCTCACGAGCCACACGGTCCGCGCCCGCGTGTGGCGGGGTCTCACCGAGGCCGGCGCCGTGGAGCGGACCCTCGCCGAGCACCGCGCGATCGTCCAGGCGATCGCGGACGGCGACGTGGTGCTCGCCACCGCGCTCGCGACTGCGCACGTCTCGGGCGTGGAGCGATGGCTCCGCCAGGCGGCCCTCGTCGCGGGCTAG